One Tolypothrix bouteillei VB521301 DNA window includes the following coding sequences:
- a CDS encoding DUF6745 domain-containing protein, whose product MVAVSWIALNKNFVGRFVDYLALKFQQALNLAIEQLIAPVLLEELRLGYFHKLDEQLTGIVDILYTTQEIVGEALLDRFGDDCDTLWTRYIEDATECYARGVDFASCAYYSYLDAIGINYPMLAWWLTAKHCGFWWAFKDVAVITPKPSAIYLNTEGRLCAKGMPAVVYCGFRIYSDGGINHWEIDPEGFDLQS is encoded by the coding sequence GTGGTAGCAGTTTCTTGGATAGCTTTAAATAAAAATTTCGTAGGGCGTTTCGTTGACTATCTCGCCCTGAAGTTTCAGCAAGCTTTAAACCTTGCCATTGAGCAACTGATTGCTCCCGTTCTTTTAGAAGAGTTAAGACTTGGATATTTTCACAAGCTCGACGAACAATTAACAGGCATCGTTGATATCTTATATACGACGCAAGAAATTGTTGGGGAAGCCCTGTTGGATCGTTTTGGTGACGATTGCGATACGCTTTGGACACGCTATATTGAAGATGCAACTGAGTGTTATGCTCGGGGGGTTGACTTTGCTAGCTGTGCTTACTACTCTTACCTAGATGCTATTGGCATTAACTACCCCATGCTCGCTTGGTGGTTAACTGCCAAACATTGTGGCTTTTGGTGGGCTTTTAAAGATGTTGCTGTTATCACTCCCAAACCTTCAGCTATTTATCTAAATACAGAAGGCAGATTATGTGCTAAAGGAATGCCTGCTGTTGTTTATTGCGGATTTAGAATATACAGCGATGGGGGGATAAACCATTGGGAAATCGATCCCGAAGGCTTTGACCTGCAAAGCTAA
- a CDS encoding DEAD/DEAH box helicase — protein sequence MNLSFLDLGLSTERIEQLEKLGFSAPTNIQSQAIPHLLSGRDVVGQSQTGTGKTAAFSLPILERIDINQKAVQALVLTPTRELAIQVHDAISEFIGTQGLKALAIYGGQSIDRQILQLKRGVHIVVGTPGRVIDLLDRGSLKLDRVKWMVLDEADEMLSMGFIDDVEKILSQAPEERQTALFSATMPPSIRQLVNRFLNSPVTITVEQPKAAPNKINQVAYVVPRHWTKAKALQPILEMEDPETALIFVRTRRTAAELTNQLQSAGHSVDEYHGDLSQQARERLLTRFRNRQVRWVVATDIAARGLDVDQLSHVINFDLPDSVETYVHRIGRTGRAGKEGTAITLVQPFERRKQQLFERHIKQNWQVLSIPTRAQIEAKQLDKLQVQVREALAGERLASFLPIVNELSEKYDPQAIAAAALQITYDQTRPAWLQTEDIPEEDLVPPTPKPRLRSNRRGEGGGDRDRHRSSWGEGGNQEGDKRTPKPKLRTGGGRRESSNRGESSGLPKKLGSSAATRESAS from the coding sequence ATGAACCTTTCGTTTCTAGATTTAGGGCTTTCCACCGAACGCATTGAGCAGTTAGAAAAATTGGGTTTTAGCGCACCAACTAACATTCAATCACAAGCAATTCCACATCTTTTGTCAGGTCGTGATGTTGTCGGTCAATCTCAAACAGGTACGGGAAAAACGGCTGCATTTTCACTACCAATTCTAGAAAGAATTGATATCAATCAAAAAGCGGTGCAGGCTCTGGTATTGACGCCAACACGTGAATTGGCCATTCAAGTTCACGATGCTATCAGTGAATTTATTGGCACCCAAGGACTGAAAGCTCTAGCTATCTATGGGGGTCAATCTATTGACCGTCAAATTTTACAACTCAAGCGTGGTGTTCATATTGTTGTGGGTACCCCAGGTCGAGTCATAGATTTGCTTGACAGAGGCAGTCTAAAACTGGATCGAGTCAAGTGGATGGTATTGGATGAAGCCGATGAAATGTTGAGCATGGGCTTTATTGATGATGTTGAGAAAATTCTGTCGCAAGCGCCAGAAGAACGTCAAACAGCTTTGTTCTCAGCAACAATGCCACCATCGATCCGTCAGTTGGTGAACAGATTTTTGAATTCTCCAGTGACAATAACTGTTGAGCAACCGAAAGCTGCGCCTAATAAAATTAATCAGGTGGCTTATGTTGTTCCCCGTCATTGGACAAAAGCAAAAGCTTTACAGCCAATCCTGGAAATGGAAGATCCAGAAACAGCTTTGATCTTCGTCCGCACCAGACGGACTGCGGCTGAACTCACCAACCAACTTCAGTCAGCCGGTCACAGTGTAGATGAATATCATGGCGACTTGTCACAGCAGGCGCGGGAACGGTTGTTAACTAGATTCCGCAATCGCCAAGTCCGGTGGGTGGTAGCAACAGATATTGCAGCACGAGGTTTGGATGTTGACCAGTTGTCTCACGTGATCAACTTCGACTTACCTGATAGCGTAGAAACTTACGTTCATAGAATTGGTCGTACAGGACGCGCAGGAAAAGAAGGAACAGCGATTACTTTAGTACAGCCTTTTGAACGTCGCAAACAGCAACTCTTTGAACGTCACATTAAGCAAAATTGGCAAGTTTTGTCAATCCCCACAAGGGCGCAAATTGAAGCAAAACAGTTAGACAAGCTACAAGTTCAAGTGCGTGAAGCACTCGCTGGCGAACGGTTGGCTTCATTCTTACCAATTGTTAACGAGCTGAGCGAAAAATACGATCCTCAAGCGATCGCAGCAGCAGCGTTGCAAATTACCTACGACCAAACTCGTCCTGCTTGGTTGCAAACAGAAGATATTCCAGAAGAAGATCTCGTACCTCCAACCCCCAAACCCAGACTGCGGTCAAACCGTCGTGGAGAAGGTGGCGGCGATCGCGACCGACATCGCTCGTCCTGGGGAGAAGGTGGTAACCAAGAAGGAGACAAACGGACTCCCAAGCCCAAACTGCGGACAGGTGGCGGACGTCGCGAGTCTTCCAATCGTGGTGAATCCTCCGGGTTGCCAAAGAAATTAGGTTCTAGCGCAGCAACCAGAGAATCAGCTTCCTAG
- the rimO gene encoding 30S ribosomal protein S12 methylthiotransferase RimO: protein MGDKPTIAISHLGCEKNRIDTEHMLGLLVEAGYSVDTNEELAEYVIVNTCSFIEAAREESVRTLVELAEADKKIVITGCMAQHFQEQLLEELPEAVAVVGTGDYHKIVDVIQKVEQGHRVKFVSEQPTYIADETTPRYRTTTEGVAYLRVAEGCDYRCAFCIIPHLRGNQRSRSIESIVTEAEQLASQGVQEIILISQITTNYGTDIYGKPKLAELLRALGKVNVPWIRMHYAYPTGLTPDVIAVIKQNNNVLPYLDLPLQHSHPEILRAMNRPWQGRVNDAIIERIKDELPEAVLRTTFIVGFPGESDEHFEHLLQFVKRHEFDHVGVFTFSPEEGTPAYNLPNQISQEIMDERRNAVMELQQPISLKKNQQEIGKVVDVLIEQEHPQTGELAGRSGRFAPEVDGQVFVKGNARLGSIVPVTIQNADAYDLYGHIVNN, encoded by the coding sequence ATGGGTGACAAGCCAACAATAGCAATTTCTCACCTAGGATGCGAGAAAAACAGAATTGATACAGAGCATATGTTAGGACTGCTTGTTGAAGCAGGATACAGCGTAGATACTAATGAAGAGTTAGCAGAATACGTTATAGTTAATACGTGTAGTTTTATTGAAGCAGCACGAGAAGAATCTGTCAGAACTCTAGTAGAATTGGCAGAAGCAGATAAAAAAATCGTTATCACAGGCTGTATGGCGCAGCACTTTCAAGAACAGTTATTGGAAGAGTTGCCAGAAGCCGTAGCAGTGGTGGGAACGGGAGATTATCATAAGATAGTCGATGTGATTCAGAAAGTAGAACAAGGTCATCGGGTTAAGTTCGTTAGCGAACAACCGACCTATATTGCTGATGAAACAACACCCCGTTACCGTACCACAACCGAGGGCGTAGCTTATCTACGAGTTGCGGAAGGGTGTGATTATCGCTGCGCGTTTTGCATTATTCCTCATCTACGCGGAAACCAACGTTCTCGTTCTATAGAATCAATAGTTACCGAGGCTGAGCAGTTAGCCAGTCAAGGGGTACAGGAAATTATTCTGATTTCCCAAATTACCACCAATTACGGTACAGATATTTATGGCAAGCCGAAGTTAGCTGAACTACTTCGAGCTTTGGGGAAGGTTAATGTTCCGTGGATACGCATGCACTATGCTTATCCCACAGGTCTGACTCCCGATGTGATAGCGGTAATTAAACAAAACAATAATGTCTTACCCTACCTGGATTTACCTTTACAACACTCCCATCCAGAAATTCTCCGCGCCATGAATCGTCCTTGGCAAGGAAGAGTAAATGATGCGATTATTGAACGTATCAAGGATGAACTACCGGAAGCTGTGCTGCGAACAACGTTTATCGTTGGGTTTCCAGGTGAAAGTGATGAGCATTTTGAGCATCTGTTGCAATTCGTTAAACGCCATGAATTCGATCATGTAGGGGTCTTTACTTTTTCGCCAGAAGAAGGAACACCCGCCTACAACTTACCAAATCAGATTTCTCAAGAAATCATGGATGAGCGACGAAACGCGGTGATGGAACTTCAACAGCCAATTTCTCTCAAGAAAAATCAGCAGGAAATTGGCAAGGTTGTGGATGTTCTGATTGAGCAAGAACATCCTCAAACAGGAGAATTAGCGGGTCGTTCTGGTAGATTTGCACCGGAAGTCGATGGGCAGGTGTTTGTTAAAGGAAATGCCCGGTTAGGGTCTATCGTACCAGTTACTATCCAAAATGCTGATGCTTATGACCTTTACGGTCACATTGTCAATAACTAA
- the btpA gene encoding photosystem I biogenesis protein BtpA → MDLYQLFKTRTPIIGVVHLLPLPTSPRWGGSLKAVIDRAEQEATALASGGVDGIIVENFFDAPFTKHQVDPAVVSAMSVVTQRVQSLVTVPVGINVLRNDGRSAMAIATCVKAQFIRVNVLTGVMATDQGIIEGDAYQLLRYRRELGSDVKIFADVLVKHAHPLSSVNLTVAVEDTIERGLADAVILSGWSTGSPTNLKDLELASAVANGTPVFIGSGASWENIATLLQAADGVIVSSSLKRHGRREQPIDPNRVSQFVEAARKGWNSKGESQSISSVSR, encoded by the coding sequence GTGGACTTATATCAGCTATTTAAAACCCGAACACCGATTATTGGCGTAGTTCACCTACTACCGTTACCTACTTCACCCCGTTGGGGAGGTAGCCTCAAAGCAGTGATTGACCGTGCCGAACAAGAAGCAACAGCTCTTGCTAGTGGAGGAGTTGACGGTATCATTGTGGAAAACTTTTTTGATGCCCCTTTTACAAAACATCAAGTCGATCCGGCTGTTGTCAGCGCCATGAGTGTGGTGACACAACGAGTACAAAGTTTGGTAACGGTACCTGTGGGCATTAATGTTTTGCGGAATGACGGCAGAAGTGCAATGGCGATCGCCACTTGTGTAAAAGCGCAGTTTATCCGGGTGAACGTGCTAACAGGTGTGATGGCAACCGATCAAGGTATTATTGAGGGAGATGCTTACCAACTCCTACGTTATCGACGGGAGTTGGGTAGCGATGTCAAAATTTTCGCCGATGTACTAGTTAAACATGCCCATCCGTTAAGTTCGGTGAATCTCACAGTTGCTGTTGAGGATACTATTGAACGCGGTTTGGCAGATGCTGTCATTTTGTCTGGTTGGTCTACGGGTAGCCCGACCAACTTAAAAGATTTGGAATTAGCCAGTGCTGTTGCCAATGGAACGCCCGTATTCATAGGCAGTGGAGCATCCTGGGAAAATATTGCTACACTGTTACAGGCAGCAGATGGTGTCATTGTTTCCAGTTCTCTCAAACGCCACGGTCGCCGCGAACAACCAATAGACCCGAATCGGGTAAGTCAGTTTGTGGAGGCTGCTCGCAAAGGCTGGAACTCCAAAGGAGAATCTCAATCTATTTCCTCAGTTAGTCGTTAG
- a CDS encoding vitamin K epoxide reductase family protein codes for MNRRRSTPWIHRWSRVLIGAIAILGAITTAYLTVVKFTQGSTACPTKSCDLVLSSEYATVFGLPLALFGFIAYAGMTTFALAPLAFDPVQKKDIRTKLENTTWLLLLAGAIAMSVFSGYLMYLLFFKIQAVCIYCLGSALFSISMLILTIIGRNWEDLGQIFFTAIVVGMVTLIGTLGIYANVNNPVANANSNTPTLSPTGQPKLGVGWEITTTSGEAEIQLARHLTKIGTKEFVAWWCPHCHEQKQLFGKEAYKEISRVECDPQGQTDPRPDLCQAAGIQGYPTWQINGKLYPNVQSLEKLAQISGYQGPRNFKNFPQAFQK; via the coding sequence ATGAATCGCCGCCGTTCTACTCCCTGGATTCACAGATGGTCGCGTGTACTAATAGGAGCGATCGCAATTCTTGGTGCAATCACAACAGCTTATTTAACTGTCGTAAAATTTACACAAGGAAGTACTGCCTGTCCCACCAAAAGTTGTGATTTAGTTCTCTCAAGCGAGTATGCTACAGTTTTTGGTCTACCCTTAGCCTTGTTTGGTTTTATTGCTTATGCTGGTATGACAACTTTTGCCCTAGCACCACTTGCATTCGACCCAGTACAAAAGAAAGACATCCGCACTAAGTTAGAAAATACAACTTGGTTGTTATTATTAGCAGGTGCGATCGCAATGTCTGTGTTCAGTGGCTACTTGATGTACCTGCTGTTTTTCAAAATCCAAGCAGTTTGCATTTACTGCCTCGGATCGGCATTGTTTTCTATTAGTATGTTAATCCTGACCATCATTGGTCGTAATTGGGAAGATCTCGGTCAAATTTTCTTCACAGCCATTGTCGTTGGCATGGTCACCTTAATTGGAACTTTAGGCATTTATGCTAATGTCAATAATCCTGTGGCAAATGCCAATTCAAATACTCCCACGTTATCACCAACAGGTCAACCCAAACTTGGCGTTGGTTGGGAAATTACCACGACTTCTGGTGAAGCAGAAATTCAGTTAGCACGTCACCTGACTAAAATAGGAACTAAGGAATTCGTGGCTTGGTGGTGTCCCCACTGTCACGAACAAAAGCAACTCTTTGGTAAAGAGGCGTACAAAGAAATTAGTAGAGTAGAGTGCGATCCCCAAGGTCAAACAGATCCCCGTCCAGATCTGTGTCAAGCTGCAGGGATTCAAGGTTATCCTACTTGGCAAATCAATGGGAAGCTTTATCCCAACGTACAATCATTAGAGAAATTAGCTCAAATTTCTGGATACCAAGGTCCTCGAAATTTTAAAAACTTTCCCCAAGCTTTTCAGAAGTAG